A single window of Acidobacteriota bacterium DNA harbors:
- a CDS encoding PQQ-binding-like beta-propeller repeat protein, producing the protein MSKKIPDPVSLRLWPGVALAVFAVLIRFGLPAALPDATIYGMDTGLVGLVGSVIATLGIIVWWLLFSRAPWTERLGALAVMGLAVFATKAIAHPSIAGAGQGYLIYLGGIQLMTLALVLWAVATRELSVGVRRASMAAALVAACGFWAIIRTDGVNSSLLGSDYHWRWTPTAEELLLAKTAAQPDRVVPPPVVETPAPLAVATPASTAPTALAAPTAPTAPAAPAAPAPGVEWPGFRGPARDGVVQGVRINTDWSASPPAQLWRRPIGPGWSSFAVQGDVIYTQEQRGDEEMVAAYRLSTGEPVWRHSNPVRFYESNGGAGPRATPTIDHDRVFAHGATGMVNALDARTGRLLWSHDSSADTGVPVPGWGFSSSPLVIDGKVIIAASGALIAYDADTGETRWVMKSRGGSYSSPHLLTINGVPQVVLMGGQGTAGVAVADGAVLWENNWAGSPMVQPALLPGGDLLITSADAMGGLGVRRLGLAHAPNGWTATERWTSRGLKPYFNDYVIHKGHAYGFDGNILSSVNLETGERAWKGGRYGNGQMLLLADQDVLLITSEEGELALVSATPGKYMELARIPALNAKTWNHPVLIGDVLLIRNGEEMAAYRLALDSAVTR; encoded by the coding sequence ATGAGCAAAAAGATCCCCGACCCCGTTTCCCTGCGGCTCTGGCCCGGCGTTGCCCTGGCCGTGTTCGCAGTGCTGATCCGTTTCGGGCTGCCCGCGGCGCTGCCCGACGCGACGATCTATGGGATGGACACGGGCCTCGTGGGCCTGGTGGGTTCCGTGATCGCCACGCTCGGGATCATCGTGTGGTGGCTGTTGTTCAGCCGCGCCCCGTGGACCGAGCGCCTGGGCGCGCTGGCGGTAATGGGACTGGCGGTGTTCGCCACGAAGGCGATTGCGCACCCGTCCATTGCCGGCGCGGGCCAGGGATACCTGATTTACCTCGGGGGTATCCAGCTGATGACCCTGGCGTTGGTGTTGTGGGCCGTCGCCACTCGCGAACTCTCGGTCGGCGTCCGGCGCGCCTCGATGGCTGCCGCGCTCGTCGCCGCGTGCGGGTTCTGGGCGATCATCCGTACCGACGGCGTCAACAGCAGCCTGCTCGGCTCGGACTATCACTGGCGCTGGACCCCGACGGCAGAGGAGTTGTTGCTGGCGAAGACGGCGGCCCAGCCGGACCGCGTGGTGCCGCCGCCGGTCGTCGAAACGCCGGCGCCGTTAGCGGTTGCGACGCCCGCGTCCACCGCACCCACGGCACTCGCCGCACCCACGGCACCCACTGCTCCCGCCGCACCTGCTGCACCTGCCCCGGGAGTCGAGTGGCCTGGCTTTCGTGGCCCCGCGCGCGACGGCGTCGTCCAGGGCGTCCGCATCAACACCGACTGGTCGGCCTCGCCGCCCGCGCAGTTGTGGCGCCGTCCGATCGGCCCCGGCTGGTCCTCGTTTGCGGTGCAGGGTGACGTGATCTACACGCAGGAGCAGCGCGGTGATGAAGAGATGGTCGCGGCCTACCGGCTGTCGACCGGCGAGCCGGTGTGGCGCCACAGCAATCCCGTGCGCTTCTACGAATCGAATGGCGGCGCCGGTCCGCGCGCCACGCCGACCATCGACCACGACCGCGTGTTTGCGCACGGCGCGACCGGCATGGTCAACGCGCTCGACGCCCGAACCGGCAGATTGTTGTGGTCCCACGACTCATCCGCCGACACCGGCGTGCCGGTGCCCGGCTGGGGCTTCTCGAGTTCGCCGCTGGTGATCGACGGCAAGGTGATCATCGCCGCCTCGGGCGCCCTGATCGCCTACGACGCCGACACGGGAGAGACACGCTGGGTGATGAAGTCGCGCGGCGGCAGCTACAGCTCGCCGCACCTGCTGACCATCAACGGTGTGCCCCAGGTGGTGCTGATGGGTGGGCAGGGAACCGCCGGTGTGGCCGTCGCGGATGGCGCCGTGCTGTGGGAAAACAACTGGGCCGGCTCCCCGATGGTGCAGCCGGCGCTGCTGCCCGGTGGCGACCTGCTGATCACCAGCGCCGACGCGATGGGTGGGCTCGGCGTGCGGCGGCTGGGCCTGGCGCACGCGCCGAATGGCTGGACGGCCACCGAGCGGTGGACGTCTCGCGGGCTGAAGCCGTACTTCAACGATTACGTCATTCACAAGGGACATGCCTATGGCTTCGATGGCAACATCCTCTCGTCCGTCAACCTCGAGACCGGCGAACGCGCCTGGAAAGGCGGACGCTACGGCAACGGCCAGATGCTCCTGTTGGCCGACCAGGACGTGTTGCTGATCACGTCGGAAGAGGGAGAGCTGGCGCTGGTGTCGGCGACACCCGGGAAGTACATGGAGCTCGCGCGGATTCCCGCACTGAACGCCAAGACCTGGAACCACCCGGTGTTGATCGGCGATGTCCTGTTGATTCGCAACGGCGAAGAGATGGCGGCGTACCGACTGGCACTCGACAGCGCCGTTACGCGCTGA
- a CDS encoding ADOP family duplicated permease, whose protein sequence is MRPDDRDLDDEIRGHLALSVQERIERGDSPEAARLAALREFGYIPAARDEMRRVWYSRGFDLAEALAQDLRVGLRSLLRAKGMAATVVITLALGIGANAAIFSVVRSVLLRPLVNRDEARLIYIRQSAPGLGAGNLTFSVPEIDDLKARVRTISAFGDFSTVGFTLTGLGDARVVQAGVVSGSFFEVMGLRPVLGRLLSAQDDGLDAAGAAVVTHRFWTGSLNSDPTVIGKTIGLGTRTATIVGVLEPSVPYPADTEIIANIVSSPHHMGATMITGRTHRMTELFGRLAPGATLEEARAELESVYAGMVSAHPEAYSAKAGMMLSATPLRDQITSPARVILLLLLAAAGVVFIIACSNVANLILARSVRREGELAVRAALGASAGALRRTLLAESLVLCGAGAVLGVLLARPLVAVVASFAARFSVRALDVTVDTSVLWVGAGLAMAAAILLAYVPRLPSQTPTGPGLISAGVRLTPGTNRRLRVFATMQIALSFVLLAGAGTLVATLLALQTANTGYDMRRVLALDVPAPLGDYSTKAIDFYEEITRRVGELPGVDGVAVGSFVPWRDAGSFGPGVSFAVEGLVPADGEEEPRARFRIVSPGFFDVVGVPLVAGRAFTADDRRGREAVVIVSHSVAQRMFPNGDALNRTMWWTDPFFGKVVEPRRIVGVVADVDDENVVRAPALTVYHPFQQMGVAGRVFVRTAGDPYALVGPVRRVVRELSPDQPVERPATLEDVRATVLTPDRLNAFVISGFAGVALLIAVVGVAGVLAFGVSARTREFGVRLAIGSTPRSLLISVLSEGLAIVTIGIAAGIAGGYACAGIAASYVAGIELPGVVPVLAAAAVLGSAAILASLMPAARASRVDVLQALRSE, encoded by the coding sequence ATGCGTCCCGACGATCGCGACCTGGACGACGAGATTCGCGGCCACCTGGCGCTCAGCGTCCAGGAGCGCATCGAGCGCGGCGACAGCCCCGAGGCGGCGCGACTCGCGGCCTTGCGGGAGTTCGGCTATATCCCCGCGGCGCGCGACGAGATGCGGCGGGTGTGGTACAGCCGCGGGTTCGACCTGGCCGAAGCGCTCGCCCAGGACCTGCGGGTCGGCTTGCGGTCGTTGCTGCGCGCCAAGGGCATGGCCGCCACGGTGGTCATCACCCTCGCCCTCGGCATCGGTGCCAACGCCGCCATCTTCAGCGTGGTGCGCAGCGTGCTGTTGCGGCCGTTGGTCAATCGCGATGAGGCGCGCCTGATCTACATCCGCCAGAGCGCGCCCGGGCTCGGTGCCGGGAACCTGACGTTCTCCGTCCCGGAGATCGACGATCTGAAGGCGCGCGTGCGAACGATCAGCGCGTTTGGCGATTTCTCGACGGTCGGCTTCACCTTGACCGGGTTGGGCGACGCCCGCGTGGTGCAGGCCGGGGTCGTGAGCGGCTCGTTCTTCGAGGTCATGGGGCTGCGTCCCGTGCTTGGCCGTCTGCTGTCGGCGCAAGATGATGGCCTCGACGCGGCCGGTGCGGCGGTGGTGACCCACCGGTTCTGGACCGGCAGCTTGAACAGCGATCCCACGGTCATCGGCAAGACGATTGGCCTTGGCACGCGCACCGCCACTATTGTCGGCGTGCTGGAGCCGTCGGTGCCGTATCCGGCGGACACCGAGATCATCGCCAACATCGTGTCGAGCCCTCATCACATGGGCGCGACCATGATCACCGGTCGCACGCATCGCATGACGGAGCTGTTCGGCCGCCTCGCGCCTGGCGCCACGCTGGAAGAGGCGCGCGCCGAACTCGAGTCGGTCTACGCCGGCATGGTGAGCGCGCATCCCGAGGCGTACTCCGCCAAGGCCGGCATGATGTTGAGCGCCACGCCGCTGCGCGACCAGATCACGTCGCCGGCCCGCGTGATTCTGCTGCTGTTGCTGGCGGCGGCCGGCGTCGTCTTCATCATTGCCTGCTCCAATGTCGCGAACCTGATCCTGGCGCGGTCGGTTCGCCGGGAAGGCGAGCTCGCGGTTCGCGCCGCGCTCGGCGCCAGTGCCGGAGCACTGCGCCGGACGCTGCTGGCCGAAAGCCTGGTGCTGTGTGGTGCCGGCGCCGTGCTGGGCGTACTGCTGGCGCGTCCGTTGGTCGCGGTGGTGGCGAGCTTCGCGGCCCGCTTCTCGGTGCGGGCCCTCGACGTGACCGTGGATACCAGTGTGCTGTGGGTGGGCGCCGGCCTCGCGATGGCGGCGGCGATCCTGCTGGCCTACGTTCCGCGGCTGCCGTCCCAGACGCCAACCGGTCCCGGCCTAATCAGTGCCGGCGTGCGCCTGACACCCGGCACCAATCGCCGGCTGCGGGTCTTTGCAACCATGCAGATTGCGCTCTCGTTCGTGCTGCTGGCGGGCGCCGGCACGCTGGTCGCGACGCTGCTGGCGCTGCAGACCGCCAACACCGGCTACGACATGCGCCGCGTCCTCGCGCTCGATGTCCCGGCGCCACTGGGCGACTACAGCACCAAGGCGATCGACTTCTACGAGGAGATCACGCGGCGGGTCGGCGAGCTGCCCGGCGTCGACGGCGTGGCCGTCGGCAGCTTCGTGCCATGGCGTGATGCCGGCTCGTTTGGTCCCGGGGTGTCGTTTGCGGTTGAGGGCCTCGTTCCCGCCGACGGTGAGGAAGAGCCGCGAGCGCGGTTCCGGATCGTCTCGCCGGGATTCTTCGATGTGGTCGGCGTGCCGCTCGTGGCCGGCCGCGCGTTCACGGCCGACGACCGCCGTGGCCGCGAGGCGGTGGTGATTGTAAGCCACAGCGTCGCGCAGCGGATGTTTCCGAACGGCGACGCGTTGAACCGGACCATGTGGTGGACCGATCCGTTCTTCGGGAAGGTGGTGGAGCCCCGCCGCATCGTGGGCGTCGTGGCCGATGTGGACGACGAGAATGTCGTTCGCGCGCCGGCCCTCACGGTCTATCACCCCTTTCAGCAGATGGGCGTGGCCGGGCGGGTGTTCGTGCGCACCGCGGGCGATCCCTACGCGCTGGTGGGGCCGGTGCGCCGGGTGGTGCGCGAACTGTCGCCGGATCAACCGGTGGAGCGGCCCGCGACCCTCGAGGACGTGCGCGCCACGGTGCTGACGCCGGACCGGCTGAATGCGTTTGTCATTTCGGGCTTTGCCGGCGTGGCGCTGCTGATCGCGGTGGTGGGAGTGGCCGGCGTGCTGGCCTTCGGCGTCAGCGCCCGCACAAGGGAGTTCGGCGTGCGCCTGGCCATTGGCTCCACGCCGCGCAGCTTGCTGATCAGCGTGCTCTCCGAGGGCCTGGCGATCGTGACGATTGGGATTGCCGCCGGAATCGCGGGTGGCTACGCCTGCGCGGGAATTGCCGCCAGCTACGTCGCCGGGATCGAGTTGCCCGGCGTGGTGCCGGTGCTGGCCGCGGCAGCGGTGCTGGGCAGTGCCGCGATTCTGGCCTCGTTGATGCCGGCCGCGCGCGCCTCGCGCGTGGACGTGTTGCAGGCGCTGCGTTCGGAATAG
- a CDS encoding PadR family transcriptional regulator: MAKPRDDQRLELLQGTLDMLILRTLQWGPQHGHGIGQAIRAQSDDLLKVETGSLYPAMHRLEKKGWLKSEWGVSEANQRAKYYQLTAAGKAQLSRERDRWSQLVGAIGRIMNPAGTE; the protein is encoded by the coding sequence ATGGCCAAACCCCGCGATGACCAGCGCCTGGAACTGCTGCAGGGCACCCTCGACATGCTCATCCTGCGCACCCTGCAGTGGGGCCCCCAGCATGGCCACGGGATCGGCCAGGCGATTCGGGCCCAGTCCGACGACTTGCTCAAGGTCGAGACCGGTTCACTCTATCCCGCCATGCACCGTCTCGAGAAGAAAGGGTGGCTCAAGTCGGAATGGGGGGTAAGCGAGGCCAACCAGCGGGCGAAGTACTACCAGTTGACGGCGGCTGGCAAGGCGCAGTTGTCGCGCGAACGCGACCGCTGGTCGCAACTGGTCGGCGCCATCGGCCGCATCATGAACCCCGCGGGGACCGAATAG
- a CDS encoding efflux RND transporter periplasmic adaptor subunit, with protein MKRAIVVVVLLAVVAAGAGYWYSNRARVEVAVNTVPVTRGEIIDTVGATGTLQAVTTVQVGSQVSGNIEWLGADFNSIVKQGQVIARLDPSLFDAQLQQVQANLIQARANLTRANSELDRTKVQLTDAQQKFARAKELATQSLIAQSDLDAAKIAVDTAAAGVASQTASVTQSQAAVTQAQASVNQSQVNRNHTIIRAPIDGIVTQRSVDVGQTVAASMSAPTLFVIAADLTEMQVNANIDEADVGRIRPGQHVTFRVDAYPTDNFEGTVTQVRLQPVVVQNVTTYGTVIDVPNKQLKLKPGMTANVKIEIAKRTNTLRIPNAALRFRPTNEMFAAFKQEPPPEMTAFGGGGGRGGPGRGAPGAAPAAQANQSPGAPSPMAEARPSTPSRDALSNVEGRAGRGGGGFPGAGRGGPGGGADFQARSLERFKTMTADERVQFIARMKERGTDTSAFEALMALQGSKPQGAATAQAQTIDALFAPLPVVESRGRAWTFTDGQLKPLQLRLGISDGTNTEVLGGELQENAEVVTGVTGLGPTRATPTQGGTGNPLMPAGRGGRPPGGGGRGGN; from the coding sequence ATGAAGCGAGCGATCGTCGTCGTCGTGCTGCTGGCGGTGGTCGCAGCCGGAGCCGGATACTGGTATTCCAACCGCGCGCGGGTCGAGGTGGCGGTCAACACCGTGCCGGTCACCCGGGGCGAAATCATCGACACGGTCGGCGCCACGGGCACCCTGCAGGCGGTGACGACCGTCCAGGTCGGCAGCCAGGTGTCGGGCAACATCGAGTGGCTCGGCGCCGACTTCAACTCCATCGTCAAGCAAGGACAAGTCATCGCGCGGCTCGATCCGTCGCTGTTTGACGCGCAGCTCCAGCAGGTTCAAGCCAACCTGATCCAGGCGCGGGCCAACCTCACCAGGGCCAACAGCGAACTTGACCGCACCAAGGTGCAATTGACCGATGCGCAGCAGAAGTTCGCCCGCGCGAAGGAACTGGCGACGCAGAGCCTGATCGCCCAGAGTGATCTCGACGCCGCCAAGATCGCGGTGGACACGGCGGCCGCGGGGGTCGCGTCACAAACGGCCTCGGTCACCCAATCGCAGGCCGCGGTCACGCAAGCGCAGGCCTCGGTCAACCAGTCGCAGGTGAACCGCAATCACACCATCATCAGGGCACCCATTGACGGCATCGTCACGCAGCGAAGCGTGGACGTGGGCCAGACGGTGGCCGCCAGCATGTCGGCGCCGACGCTGTTCGTGATTGCCGCGGACCTGACCGAAATGCAGGTCAATGCCAACATCGACGAGGCCGATGTCGGCCGCATCCGGCCCGGGCAGCACGTCACGTTCCGGGTTGATGCCTACCCCACCGACAACTTCGAGGGCACGGTGACGCAGGTCCGCCTGCAGCCGGTGGTGGTGCAGAACGTCACCACCTACGGCACGGTGATCGACGTCCCGAACAAGCAACTCAAGTTGAAGCCGGGGATGACGGCGAACGTGAAGATCGAGATCGCGAAGCGCACCAACACCTTGCGGATCCCGAATGCCGCCCTGCGCTTCCGCCCGACCAACGAGATGTTCGCGGCGTTCAAGCAGGAGCCGCCACCCGAGATGACCGCATTCGGCGGAGGCGGCGGTCGCGGTGGCCCTGGTCGTGGGGCGCCAGGCGCGGCCCCGGCCGCTCAAGCAAACCAATCGCCGGGGGCACCCTCGCCCATGGCGGAAGCCCGTCCCTCGACTCCTTCTCGCGACGCCCTGAGCAACGTCGAAGGGCGCGCCGGCCGTGGCGGCGGCGGATTCCCCGGAGCCGGCCGAGGCGGGCCCGGTGGGGGCGCCGACTTCCAGGCACGCTCGCTCGAGCGCTTCAAGACCATGACCGCCGACGAGCGGGTGCAGTTCATCGCGCGAATGAAGGAGCGCGGGACCGACACCAGCGCGTTCGAGGCGCTGATGGCGCTACAGGGCAGCAAGCCTCAGGGGGCGGCCACGGCGCAGGCGCAGACCATCGACGCGCTGTTTGCGCCGTTGCCGGTGGTCGAGTCGCGCGGACGCGCGTGGACCTTCACCGACGGGCAACTGAAGCCCTTGCAACTGCGACTGGGTATCAGCGACGGCACGAACACGGAAGTGCTGGGCGGCGAGCTCCAGGAGAATGCCGAAGTGGTCACCGGCGTCACGGGCCTTGGCCCGACCCGCGCAACACCGACCCAGGGTGGCACCGGCAATCCCCTGATGCCGGCCGGACGCGGTGGCCGGCCGCCAGGAGGCGGCGGACGCGGTGGCAACTAA
- a CDS encoding ABC transporter ATP-binding protein: MATNALGSGDVPASTVIATRNLVRTYEVGEHLVRALRGVNLDVQRGEFLSVTGPSGSGKSTFMHIVGCLAQPTSGQYFLDGQDVSQMSKNDLAAVRNTKIGFVFQGFNLLSRTSALDNVELPLLYGGSAMKTSERHQRAKDMLAAVGLADRASHHPNQLSGGQQQRVAIARALVNNPSIILADEPTGNLDSRTSIEVMELFQRLNIERGITILLITHEHDIAEHGTRIVAFRDGLVVTDHPVPDRRMAAEELANLPVEAEAV, encoded by the coding sequence GTGGCAACTAACGCACTAGGGTCGGGCGACGTCCCGGCATCCACCGTCATCGCGACCCGGAACCTGGTCCGCACCTACGAGGTCGGCGAGCACCTGGTGAGGGCGCTGCGTGGCGTCAACCTCGACGTGCAGCGAGGCGAGTTCCTGTCGGTGACGGGGCCATCGGGCTCCGGCAAATCGACCTTCATGCACATTGTCGGCTGCCTGGCGCAGCCGACGTCCGGCCAGTACTTCCTTGACGGCCAGGACGTGTCGCAGATGTCGAAGAATGACCTGGCGGCGGTGCGCAACACCAAGATTGGATTCGTGTTCCAGGGCTTCAACCTGCTGTCGCGCACCTCGGCGCTCGACAACGTCGAACTGCCGCTGCTGTATGGCGGCTCCGCGATGAAAACGTCGGAACGGCATCAACGCGCAAAAGACATGCTGGCGGCGGTCGGCCTGGCCGATCGCGCCAGCCATCATCCCAACCAATTGTCGGGCGGCCAGCAGCAGCGCGTCGCGATCGCGCGGGCGCTGGTCAACAACCCGTCGATCATCCTCGCCGACGAGCCCACCGGCAACCTCGACTCCAGGACCAGCATCGAAGTGATGGAGCTGTTTCAGCGCCTGAACATCGAGCGCGGCATCACCATCCTGCTAATCACCCACGAGCACGACATCGCCGAACATGGCACACGCATCGTCGCGTTTCGCGACGGCCTGGTCGTTACCGATCACCCGGTGCCCGATCGCCGCATGGCCGCCGAAGAACTCGCCAACCTGCCCGTCGAAGCGGAGGCTGTGTAA
- a CDS encoding ABC transporter permease — MSMLMVFRVALKALARNKMRTSLTMLGMIIGVAAVITMVALGTGAQASIETQIQAAGTNMIMVSAGNFMSAGVRTGQGNASTLTPEDAQAIAEVPGVQYIAPGVNTRGQVVAGNLNWGTQIQGTDVDLPLIRSWPTATGAFFSPADVASAAKVAVLGSVVHVQLFGADVDPVGQIIRINNQPFTVSGVMSSKGQSGMGQDQDDVVYVPYTTVMKKLRGITYVQNITVSAASAADTAPTADRIATLLRSRHQIVDEDDFMVRTMEEMASVRVQATETMTALLASIAGVSLLVGGIGIMNIMLVSVTERTREIGLRLAIGARGRDVLMQFLVEAIVLSMVGGSIGIALGLGLSEGVTLWMSWPTKVSPQAVAVAFVFAAVTGVFFGFYPARKAAALDPIDALRFE; from the coding sequence ATGAGCATGCTGATGGTGTTCCGCGTCGCCCTCAAGGCGCTGGCCCGCAACAAGATGCGCACCTCGCTGACCATGCTCGGCATGATCATCGGCGTCGCCGCCGTGATCACCATGGTGGCCCTTGGCACCGGCGCGCAGGCGTCGATCGAGACGCAGATCCAGGCCGCCGGCACCAACATGATCATGGTGAGCGCCGGCAACTTCATGTCAGCCGGCGTCCGCACCGGCCAGGGCAACGCCAGCACGCTCACGCCGGAAGACGCGCAGGCGATTGCCGAAGTCCCCGGCGTGCAGTACATCGCGCCGGGCGTGAACACCCGCGGCCAGGTCGTGGCCGGCAACCTGAATTGGGGCACCCAGATCCAGGGCACCGACGTGGACCTGCCGCTGATCCGCTCGTGGCCCACGGCCACGGGCGCCTTCTTCAGCCCGGCCGACGTCGCCTCGGCGGCCAAGGTCGCGGTGCTGGGCTCCGTGGTCCACGTACAACTGTTTGGCGCCGACGTCGACCCGGTGGGCCAGATCATCCGCATCAATAACCAGCCGTTCACGGTGTCGGGGGTGATGTCGAGCAAGGGCCAGTCGGGGATGGGCCAGGATCAAGACGACGTCGTGTATGTGCCGTATACGACGGTGATGAAGAAGCTGCGCGGCATCACCTACGTGCAGAACATCACCGTCTCGGCGGCCTCGGCGGCCGACACCGCGCCGACCGCGGACCGCATTGCCACCTTGCTGCGCTCGCGCCACCAGATCGTGGACGAAGACGACTTCATGGTCCGGACCATGGAGGAGATGGCCAGCGTCCGCGTGCAGGCCACCGAGACCATGACGGCCCTGCTGGCGAGCATCGCCGGCGTGTCGCTGTTGGTCGGCGGCATCGGCATCATGAACATCATGCTGGTGTCGGTGACCGAGCGCACGCGCGAGATCGGCCTGCGCCTGGCGATCGGCGCGCGCGGCCGCGACGTGCTGATGCAGTTCCTGGTCGAGGCGATCGTGCTCAGCATGGTCGGCGGCTCGATCGGCATTGCCCTCGGCCTCGGCTTGTCGGAGGGCGTCACGCTGTGGATGTCGTGGCCCACGAAGGTCTCTCCGCAGGCGGTGGCGGTGGCTTTCGTGTTCGCCGCAGTGACGGGCGTGTTCTTCGGCTTCTACCCGGCCCGCAAGGCCGCGGCGCTGGACCCGATCGACGCGCTGCGGTTTGAATAG
- a CDS encoding type II toxin-antitoxin system HicB family antitoxin, with translation MDLQFTAVFRKVPEGYIGFVEEVPGANTQGATLEEARANLQEAVEMVLQANRELIAETANGGEVIREPFKVSA, from the coding sequence ATGGACCTGCAATTCACGGCGGTCTTCCGCAAAGTGCCGGAAGGTTACATTGGATTCGTCGAAGAAGTCCCCGGCGCGAATACTCAAGGCGCTACGCTTGAGGAAGCCCGCGCCAACCTCCAGGAAGCCGTCGAAATGGTGCTCCAGGCAAACCGAGAACTGATCGCCGAAACGGCAAATGGCGGCGAGGTTATTCGGGAGCCCTTCAAGGTCAGTGCGTGA
- a CDS encoding type II toxin-antitoxin system HicA family toxin: MKRRALVRHLQDQGCELLREGANHSIFVNRAAGKTSTVPRHTEINENLARKICKDLGVPAP; encoded by the coding sequence GTGAAGCGTCGGGCGCTCGTTCGGCACCTCCAGGATCAAGGGTGCGAGTTGCTGCGAGAGGGCGCCAACCACTCGATCTTCGTTAACCGGGCCGCTGGCAAGACATCGACGGTTCCACGGCACACCGAAATCAACGAGAATCTGGCTCGCAAAATCTGCAAGGACCTTGGCGTCCCCGCCCCGTAG
- a CDS encoding aldo/keto reductase: MDYVRLGTTGLKVSRLCLGTMTYGTPNWRPWVLDEAASRPFYKRAIEHGINFFDTADMYSRGVSEEVLGRALKELARRDEVVVATKVFYPVTDHPNSRGLSRQHIMAAIDGSLKRLGMDYVDLYQIHRYDEHTPIEETLEALHDVVKAGKALYLGASSMYAWQFANMLATQRLHGWTRFVSMQNHYNLVYREEEREMFPLCATEGIGVIPWSPLARGFLAGNRKRGSKDASRREQYDEFGHGLYYADADYDIADRVVELAKRKGVLPIQVALAWVANRPGVTAPIIGASRLEQLDQLVEGLSVELADEEQKFLEERYVPHRVLGH; encoded by the coding sequence GTGGACTACGTCCGCCTCGGCACCACCGGCCTGAAAGTCTCGCGGCTTTGTCTCGGCACCATGACTTACGGCACGCCCAACTGGCGCCCGTGGGTACTGGACGAAGCGGCCAGCCGTCCGTTTTACAAGCGCGCGATCGAGCACGGCATCAACTTCTTCGACACCGCCGACATGTACTCACGCGGGGTGAGCGAGGAGGTGCTGGGCCGCGCTCTCAAGGAGCTGGCTCGTCGAGACGAGGTGGTCGTGGCGACGAAGGTGTTCTACCCGGTCACCGACCATCCCAACAGCCGCGGCCTGTCGCGCCAGCACATCATGGCGGCGATCGACGGCTCGCTGAAGCGCCTGGGGATGGACTACGTGGACCTGTACCAGATCCACCGCTACGACGAACATACGCCGATCGAGGAGACGCTCGAGGCTCTGCACGACGTGGTGAAGGCGGGGAAGGCCCTCTACCTCGGTGCGTCGAGCATGTACGCCTGGCAGTTCGCGAACATGCTGGCGACCCAGCGGTTACACGGCTGGACGCGCTTCGTCTCGATGCAGAACCACTACAACCTGGTCTACCGCGAGGAAGAGCGCGAGATGTTCCCGCTGTGCGCGACCGAGGGCATTGGCGTGATCCCGTGGAGTCCCCTGGCGCGTGGCTTCCTGGCGGGGAACCGTAAACGAGGGAGCAAGGACGCCTCCAGGCGCGAGCAGTACGACGAGTTCGGGCACGGCCTCTACTACGCCGACGCCGACTACGACATCGCTGACCGCGTCGTGGAACTGGCGAAGCGGAAGGGCGTGCTGCCGATCCAGGTGGCGCTCGCGTGGGTCGCGAATCGCCCCGGCGTGACGGCGCCCATCATCGGCGCATCACGACTGGAACAACTAGACCAACTTGTCGAGGGGCTGTCTGTGGAACTCGCGGACGAAGAGCAGAAGTTCCTGGAGGAGCGCTATGTGCCCCACCGAGTGCTGGGGCACTGA